The window TCGGCCCGTCTCCCGTCTCGTCCCGGCCCTGCCGTGGCAGCAGGTACGCTGCGCGGCCTCGGCCGGTGCGCGGGCGCTGAGCACCCCAGCTTCCTCCCGGCACCCGAGCCACCCACGCACCTCGccccttttgctttctttccttaggCACCCAAAAAGAAAgcggggaaaaaagggaaagggagcaAAGCTCCGGCAGTGGTGGATGCCTCgtccccggaggagatgggcaaggaGCAGGTGAGAGATCCCCCCTCCGGCAGCCCACCCCCGGGCAGGAGGACGTTGCTACTTGCAAGAACAGCGCTCGGGACCCCTGCTCGGCGCCTGGCTTTGGGGACGACAGGTGGCAGAGGGTGACAGGGACAAGCGGCCGGGGTTTGTTTCACTGCCTGACGCGCgtctgggctggggggggggaggttctCGCTGTTTGTGGAAGGAGCAGCCCCCTCCCTCATCCCGCCCTCCCTTCCGCTGGTCTGCTCCCCAGCCCGGTGCCCTTGCTGTCTTCTCCCCGACGCCGCAACCCCGGCAGCCTGCTCGGCCGGGTGATGGCTCAACCTGGAGCTCTGTGTTCGCAGCCTGCTGCGCTCTCAGTCGCGTTGCTGCTGGGGCACAAGGCTGCTGTAGGCGCGGGGAGGGCAGGCGGAGGTGGAAGGTGCAGTCGCTGCCCCTCGGTTGCTCCAAGTCCCGCTTGTTTTGCCGGGTGTCCTACAAACGGAGGAGGAGATGGCCCTGGCCTGGGGACCTCGCTCCTGGGATAACGTCTCGCACATCTCAGTGcgagcagtgtgcccaggtggccaagaaggccaacagcatcctggcttgtgtcagaaatagcgtggccagcaggaccagggcagtgatcgtcccctgtactcggcactggtgaggccgcacctcgaatgctgtgttcagtgttgggcccctcactccaagagagacattgaggggctggagcgtgtccagagaagggcaacggagctggggaagggtctggagcacaaggctgatggggagcggctgagggacctggggttgttcagcctggagaaaaggaggctgaggggagacctcatcgctctctacagctgcctgaaaggagggggtagagaggtggggtcggtctcttctcccaggtaacaagtgataggacgagaggaaatggcctcaagttgcaccaggagaggtttagactggatattgggaagaatgtcttcacccaaagggttgtccagcactggaacaggctgcccaggggagtggtggagtccccatccctgggggtatttaaaagccgtgtagatgtggtgcctagggacagggtttagtggtgggcttggcagtgctgggttaacggttggactcgatgctcctaaaggtcttttccagcctcaaTGGTTCTATGATTCAGTAGTATTTAGGGACCTGAAAACGGTGTTACCAGACACTGTGAGACAGAGTATCTGAGCCCGGGCTGCTTACAGGAGGATAAGGTTTTGTTACTCCTTTTCCAGAGGCTGATGGGTTCTGTAAGGTCCAGGCTGTGTCGGGgctcctcccttctctcctgcgCTTCTCCGTCCCAGTAACAGCCACTGTGTCCTGCCCGGTTTGCGACACAGCTTGCCGCGGGTGTCCTGCAACGGCATCTGTCCGAGGCCTCCTTTTCCCCCTACCTGGCTCTTCCTCTCGGCTTTGCAGCTGGAGAAGCATGTTGTGCGTCTCCGGGAGGAGCTGGACCGGGAACGGGAAGAGCGCAACTATTTCCAGCTGGAGCGTGACAAGATTCATACCTTCTGGGAGATCACCCGCCggcagctggaggagaagagagcagagCTGCGGAACAAGGACCGGGAGATGGAGGAGGCGGAGGAACGGCATCAAGTGGAGATCaaggtgggaggggagaaggctGGGACGTGCTATGAGTGCCCCAAGCCCTGGGTGAGCCTGGGGCAGCtctgaggaggagagggaagggggaagaggaggaggagctgggcgGGATGCAAGCCAGGAGTCTCTCAGCCAATATCCCAGCTCCAGGTGTCTCCCGCTGAAGCCCCTCACCCGGTCTGTGGCTTGTCTTTAGGTTTACAAGCAGAAGGTGAAGCACTTGTTGTACGAACACCAGGAAAACCTCACGGAGCTGAAGGCGGAGGGCACCCTGTCCGTGAAGCGGGCCCAGAAGGATCACTGGGCCCAGGAGATGGAGCTGCGTAAAGACATGCGCTCCTTGAAAGTGGAGctgaaggagcaggagctggccAACGAGGTGGTGGTGAAAAACATGCGCGTGGTACGTCCCTGGCCGGGCCGGAGCTGCCTGCGAGgtgcctctgctgcagagggaggTGGTGGGGCGGCCGGCcgagccctcccagccccggcgTGCGAGCGGGAGCCTGCCTCCCTGTCTCTCTccgtggggtgggagggggtttCTCGCAGGCACCGGTAACAGAGGGACTTAGAGGTACCAGAAAGTCAGCGCAGGAACGGGGAGAAGGGCTTCCTGGGGCAGCTCCTGGGAACCCCCCTCCCACAGCAGGGAGCTGTGAGAGCGGCGGGAGAGCCTGCGAGCCGCCGTTGGGATGGATAACGGGATGGAAAGGCCACGGCAGGAGCCTttcccagggagcaggagggaatcCCTCGGGATGCGGCTGACTCAGGGTTTGGTTGTCTGCCTCTAACACGTAGCTTTTTCCCAACAGAAACAAGAGGAAGAGATCACCCGGCTGTGCAACGACTTCGAGAGACAAGTGAAAGGTCAGGACGTGCGTGTAGGCCCTGCACGAGCTCCCTTCGTCGGTGTGCCGGGGAAGGCTCCTCCGTGCGCTGCCGGGCTTCCTGGCAGAGCCTTGAGCAGAAAGAGGGCCGGTTTTCCCCCAATTCTTGCTCCCCTGTGCTCTGGGGCTGCCAGAGCCCCGGCATCACGCGAACAGAACGCGGCCGGGTGCCTGTAGTGCGAGCtggggggtgcgggcagggtgcctGTCGCTGCTGCCAGGCCGTCCCGCTGAGCACAGCTGCCTGGCCGTGCTGCCCCAGGCTGCGGGGTGGGCTGGCTGGAGGAGCCCTCGCAGAGTCCCTGTCTCCAGCGTCCTCCTCGGGGGACGTTTCAGGTTCTTGCGGGCTCTGACTTGGAGCGTTTCCATGCCCTCTTTCCAAGGACGCTAtttctgggctctgctctgcctggtcCCTGCGTAACTGCTCTGCGCGCTGGTGGCAGCTGCGGTGACGCTGCTAACGAGCGTCTTGCCCTCGAGTAACGCCGCGGTGGCACGCGCTGGGCTGGCGCTGGCTAACGGCGCTGGGGTGCGTGACGCGGGGTCTCCGGGAGGTCCTCGCTCAGCCCCCTGTGCGCTCCCCCAGAGATCGAGGCCAAGTACGCCAAGAAGATGCAAGTGCTGCGGGACGAGCTTGACTTGCGGAGGAAGACGGAGATCCACgaggtggaggagaggaagaacagCCAGATCAGCGAGCTGATGAGGAACCACGAGAAGGCCTTCGGTGACATGAAGAACTACTACAACGATATCACCCTCAAAAACCTGGCGCTCATCAGCTTGCTGAAGGtactgcctgctcccctgccgcAGCCTGCCTGGCCCGCAGAGTGTCACCTTGCCACCAAGGGACCGGTCCTGTGAGGATTTCGCCCAGATCTGGCCAGTTCCCAGGTGGCGGCGTGGGTGCCGCTGGTCTCCCGAGGGTTGTACGCCGTTACACGAGCGAAGCTTTTGAGCCCGGGGAGATGTGTCTTGCTGGGCCGGCAGCGGGAGGGTGTCCTGACGGTGTGGGAAGCTCtgaggagctgggcagcccccaggaGCTGGCACTCGTGTTCCCAAGAACAGGAGCAGATGGAGGagatgaagaagagagagaaccaCTTGGAAAAGGAGAAGGCGGATGTGCTGCTGCAGAACAAGCAGCTGAAGGAGCCCCTGCAGCAGGCCCAGGagcaggtggctgagctgcagaaGAAGTTGGCCCACTATGACAAGGACAAGGAGGCCCTCACGGTGAGTGGCCAGCCCTGTCCTTTCCCCAGTCGCCGTGGCTCTTTCCTGGAGGGCGTCGCTCAGCAGTGACCTCTGCCGCTTGCCCAGGTCGCTGAGCAGAGTCCTTTGAGTCCTTTCCAGCGTAGCTGGGTGTTCAGAAGATCTCAGATGGGACTCCTGGGACCCTGGCAGCGAGAAACCAGAGTAGCCCCTGctgcagagggggaagggagTTGGTGTGGGTGCCGCCTGTTTTTTCTCGCCCGTATCTCTTTGCTGGTCACTCTCCTCCCTCGCCAGAACGCATCCCCGACGCGTCCCGGAGAAACCCGTGCTCTTTAACTGTCCCTTCCCGCTCGCAGAACACAAAAGCCCGTCTGAAAGTCACCCAGAAGGAACTGAAGGATCTTCAGTGGGAACACgaagtgctggagcagaggttcaGTAAGGTGAGAGCTGCGGGTGGGTCTGGGCATCCCGTTTCCCTCTCCAAACCCCGTCCCCTCCGCAGAGGACTGGGCACGGGGGCTTAGCAGAGAGTCTGTGCTTAGCCGGGGACTTTCTGAAGCTCTAATCCAGAGCCGTGCGATAACTGCTGCTTCCAACAAAGCTGCTCGCAGCTTTGGCCTCTCCCACGGTCAGCAGACAGGCCTGGCCTTGTACTGTGCTAAGCAATCACGCACGCTCCGGTGGTCCCCTCCCGGCCTGCGAGGGACTGGCCGCAGCGGCGGCTcgggggcagagccgtggggagAGATTGTCACGGGCCACCACCCCCGGCCACAGCTCGCTCCCCCCCGCTTGCCGCGCTGGGGCGGCTCGGGATGAGTCCTGTTGACTGAGTTCTCCCAGGCTCAGCCTCTCCCCCCGCCAGCTAACCCAGATAAATCTACTGAGGCAGAAGAGAGCTCATTTGCAATTCGTAGAAATCCCCAGGAATATGAACGTTGATCCGAGGCCTCGTTAACGATCCATCATTAAGGCAGCAACATATTCGGTGCATTCAGAAATAGGCTGTGGAGGAGAGATTGTGTCCTAATTAGGACACTTGTTAACTAGCtgtgagccaggggctcctgccagctgcgaggaggggaggagagaccCCCGTGTGCTGTGGGGCCCCCTCCGAGGTCTAAAATAGCCCCGCAGCGAGCCCGTTCGGCTGGTGGGGGTGTCCCGTGCCCGGAGggggggaggaagcaggaggtgCGGGTGCCGAGGCGGTGCCCGCCgtggagggagggaagctgaGCTCCAGCACCTGCGTTCCCCGCAGGCTGCAGGTGCCGTGGGGAGCGGCCGGGCTCTcgctggagcaggcagggccgAGCTGCCGGACCTGTTTGCCGCCAGCCCGGGGGTCCCGAGGGCGGTGTGAAGGCGTGCTGTCTTTGGGAGCAGGTGCAGGCGGAGCGAGATGAGCTCTATCAGAAGTTCACCAAAGCCATTAACGAGGTGCAGCAGAAGACGGGCTTCAAGAACCTGCTCCTGGAGCGCAAGCTGAAAGGGCTCCTCGGCGTCCTGGAGAAAAAGGAAGTGGAGCTCAGCGAGGTCTTCGCAGCCGCCAACCTCGACCCGGGCGCCCTCTCCTTGGTCTCGCACAAGCTGGAGGTACCGTGAGCTGCCGTGGGGCCCGTGAAGGCTGCCCTTGGGGGGCAGAGGCTGCTCTGGGGTGAACGCAGACCCTGGAGCGTGCGAGTCCCCATCCTACGTGGCCGTAGCTGCCACGTCACTCGTTCCCGGCACTCCCAGGGCCACGTGCGGTGCCGCAGGGCGCACCGGGCTCTCCCTCGAGAGCGGAGCGTGTGGGTGTCGGAGTTTGGCACTGATCTCTCCCTCAGGTGGGGCCTGTTTCGAGAACGGCCCCGGGCCAAGCAGCGCTCGCCAGCGCTCTGTGCCGCCGAGCGGCCGGCTGCGCGCGGGGTCCGTCGGCGACCCGGGGCGCTCTGCGCACGGGGCGTCGCAGCCGGCGAACCTCTCCTGGCCTCCCTGGCCGCAGAGACAGCGTAGACGGGttccctggggctctgcagcgTCTGCCGCGCTAAAAATACGTATGCAGAAAGCCTCGGCGCGGAGGCTCGGAGACCCACATTCCTGGAGCCTGCCGCAGCCGTAACTGGAGAAGCAGCACTTGCTTCGGGTTGGGTCAAGACGCAGGGGACGTGGGTTCCACGC is drawn from Mycteria americana isolate JAX WOST 10 ecotype Jacksonville Zoo and Gardens chromosome 8, USCA_MyAme_1.0, whole genome shotgun sequence and contains these coding sequences:
- the DRC4 gene encoding dynein regulatory complex subunit 4 isoform X2 — its product is MGKEQLEKHVVRLREELDREREERNYFQLERDKIHTFWEITRRQLEEKRAELRNKDREMEEAEERHQVEIKVYKQKVKHLLYEHQENLTELKAEGTLSVKRAQKDHWAQEMELRKDMRSLKVELKEQELANEVVVKNMRVKQEEEITRLCNDFERQVKEIEAKYAKKMQVLRDELDLRRKTEIHEVEERKNSQISELMRNHEKAFGDMKNYYNDITLKNLALISLLKEQMEEMKKRENHLEKEKADVLLQNKQLKEPLQQAQEQVAELQKKLAHYDKDKEALTNTKARLKVTQKELKDLQWEHEVLEQRFSKVQAERDELYQKFTKAINEVQQKTGFKNLLLERKLKGLLGVLEKKEVELSEVFAAANLDPGALSLVSHKLEDVLRSKNTTIQDLQLQLARARKAHNDMLQTFEAKLTAFGIPLDNLGFKPLASPVPGQAVGQGPAGLVAVPT
- the DRC4 gene encoding dynein regulatory complex subunit 4 isoform X1, producing MAPKKKAGKKGKGSKAPAVVDASSPEEMGKEQLEKHVVRLREELDREREERNYFQLERDKIHTFWEITRRQLEEKRAELRNKDREMEEAEERHQVEIKVYKQKVKHLLYEHQENLTELKAEGTLSVKRAQKDHWAQEMELRKDMRSLKVELKEQELANEVVVKNMRVKQEEEITRLCNDFERQVKEIEAKYAKKMQVLRDELDLRRKTEIHEVEERKNSQISELMRNHEKAFGDMKNYYNDITLKNLALISLLKEQMEEMKKRENHLEKEKADVLLQNKQLKEPLQQAQEQVAELQKKLAHYDKDKEALTNTKARLKVTQKELKDLQWEHEVLEQRFSKVQAERDELYQKFTKAINEVQQKTGFKNLLLERKLKGLLGVLEKKEVELSEVFAAANLDPGALSLVSHKLEDVLRSKNTTIQDLQLQLARARKAHNDMLQTFEAKLTAFGIPLDNLGFKPLASPVPGQAVGQGPAGLVAVPT